The Mycolicibacterium mucogenicum DSM 44124 genomic sequence GGCATCGGAGGCCAGGAAGGCGACGGCATGGCTGATGTCTTCTGGTTCGAGCAACCCGACCGGCATGGGGTTCTGCAAGTGTGGTCCGCCGTCGGGATAGTTCTCCAGGAACGCCGTCATGGCGGGATTGACCGCCATCATGGTGTTGACGGCCGTCGGGTGCACGGTGTTCACCCGGATGCTCTGTGGGGCAAGCGCATTGGCCAACGTCCGCATGAGACCGACGATGCCGTGCTTGGATGCCGCGTAGCCCAGACCGCCGGCCTGCGCACCGCCGAAGCCCTTCAACCCGGCAGTGGAGCTGGTGAAGATGATGGACCCGCCGCGCCCGCCGGCGAGGATGTGGGGGATCGCCGACTTGGCGGTGTGCAGGGCGCCCGTCAGATTGACGTCGATGACGTCGGTCCACATCTCGAGTTCTTCTTCGATGGTCAGTTCACGGAACGCCATCGTGGCGATACCGGCGTTCGCGCAGACGATGTCGAGGCGGCCGAACTGCTCGACACCGGCGTCCAGCGCCGACTTGAGTGCTGTGAAATCACGGACGTCGGCGACGGCGGCGACGATCTTGCCGCCGACGGACTCGACCAGTTCGACGGTTTCGTCGAGTTCGGCACGGCTGGCCATGGGGTAGCCGTTCGATGCGATGTCCGCGCAGATGTCCACGGCGATGATGCCCGCACCTTCTCTCGCGAGATGCACTGCGTGGCTGCGACCTTGCCCACGGGCCGCGCCGGTGATGAAGGCGACCTTCCCGTCCAACGATCCCATCTGAACTCCTTGCCGTGTAATCAAAGTTGGGTGTAAACCGTCTTGGTCTTCAGGAAGCTCTCGATCCCGTCGCGTCCCCATTCATGGCCCCAACCGGACTGCTTGTAGCCGCCGAAGGGCATCGAGTGGTCGAACACCATCTGGCAGTTCAGCGTCACGGTGCCGGCGTCGAGACGTTTGGCGAGTCGGTGCGCGCGGCCGATGTCCTTGGTCCAGGCGGTCGCGGCCAGCCCGTATTCGGAATTGTTGGCCAGGGCCACGACTTCGTTGTCGTCATCGAACGGCAGGATCGCGACCACCGGCCCGAAGATCTCCTGCTGGTAGAGCCGTGCGGTGGGGGCGACATCGGTGAGAACCGTTGGGTGCACGAAGAATCCACTGCGCTCCAGCCGGTCGCCCCCGGTGACCACCTCGACCCCGTCCCTGCGGCCCCCTTCGATGAAGCCCAGCACCTGGTGAAGTTGTTTGGCGCTGATGATCGGGCCGATCAGGACCCCGTCCTCTGTCGGGGCGCCGAGCTTCACCGAGTTCGCGATGTTGGCGACGCCCTCCACCACCTTGTCGTACACGCTGCGCTGGGCGAAGATTCGTGATCCGCTGATGCAGCCCTGCCCGGAATGGATGAAGATGCCCATCGCCGCCATCGTGATGGCGGTATCCAGGTCGGCGTCGTCATAGATCAAAACCGGTGACTTGCCGCCCAATTCGAGCGCGACCCGCTTGAGGTTGCCGCTGCCGGCAGCCTGCACGATCTGCTTGCCGACTTCGGTGGAGCCGGTGAAGGCCACCTTGTCGACACCGGGATGCGCGGTGATCGCCGCACCGACCGTGTGGCCGTATCCGGTGACGAGGTTGACGACGCCGTCCGGCACGCCGGCCTCGGCCAGGATTCGCTCCAGTATCAGGGCCGAAAGCGGGGTTTCTTCAGCAGGTTTGACGATGCAGCTGCAACCCGCGGCCAGCGCGGGCGCGAGTTTGGTGCACGCGTTGAACACCGGCCCGTTCCACGGGAAGATCAGTCCGACGACGCCGTAGGGCTCCTTGAGCGTGTAGGCGTGCATCGTGGTGAACGCGCCGGTGATGCCGCCGGTCTGCTGCACGTCGTGGGCGATGCCGTTGACCTTGGTGCACCAGCCTGCGTAGTAACGGAACGATTCGGCGCACGTCGACATGATCGTGAACGCCTGGAAATAAGGCATTCCGGTGTTCAGGGAATCGATCTGGGCCAGTTCGTCGGCGTGCTGGTCGATCAGATCGGCCACCCGCCACAGCACTTTGGCCCGTTCGCTGCCGGGCAGCCCGCTCCACACCCCGGACGTGAAACTCTCGCGCGCACGGGTCACGGCGGCGTCGACGGCCTCGACGCCGCCGTCCCGGAATTCGGCGATCACCTCCTCGGTGGCGGGGTTGATGATCGCGATGGTGTCTCCGTTGCCCGGCCGATTCGCGATGTCGTCCAGGACCGACTGCACCGTCACTGCCGCACCTCGGTGAACTCGATGTGCAACTCGGTGAGGCCGCGCAGCAGGAACGTCGGCTCGTAGCCGTAGGTGCGGTGGCCCGGGGCGCCGTGCTTGGCCTCGCTGATCCGGATGTCGCGCGTCCGGTCCAGCAGGCGGTTGATGGTGACGCGACCCTCGACCCGGGCCAGGGGAGCACCGGCGCAGGTGTGGATGCCACGGCCGAAGGCGATGTGCTCGCGCACGTTCTTGCGGTCGAGGCGGAACTCATTGGGGTTCTCGAACTTTCGGGGATCCCGGTTTGCCGCCCCGAGACACAGCATCAGCACGGTGCCGGCCTTGATCGGCACGCCGCCCAGGGTGGTGGACTTGCGGCAGAGGCGGAAGTCCACCTTGGTGGGGCTCTCGATGCGTAGTGCTTCCTCGATGAAAGGGGAGATCAGGTCGCGGTTCTCCCGGAGGTGGTGTTGGAGCTCGGGCCGGTCGCCGAGCACCTTGACCGCGGAGCTGAGCAGCTTCGTGACGGTCTCCTGTCCGGCGGCGAACAGGAACGTCGCCGGGCGCACCACCTCCAGCAGCGGCGGGACGGAGCCGTCGGGATAGGTGGCGGTGGCCAGCCCGGTCAGCACATCCTCGCGGGGGCTCTCGCGCCGGTCGGCGATGTACCCACTGAACAGATCGTCAAGGTACTGAAGGGGATTGGAACCGACGGGTTCGTGGTCCAGCGCGCCGACCCGCGAGCCCGGCGCGTTGCCGGCCCCGAGGTTGCGCCGGATCTCGGGGCGGTCTTCCTCGGGCACGCCGAGCAGATCCGCGATCGCCAGCGTTGCGAACGGCTTGCCGTACTCACCGAGGAACTCGCACTGGCCGTTGGCGATGAACTCGTCGAACTGCCGGTCGGCGAGGCTCCAAATGTAGTCCGAGTTCTCCTGCAGGCGGCGCGGTGTCAACAACCGGCTCAGCAGGGATCGAGCGTTCTCGTGCTCGGGTGGGTCCATCACCACCATGTGCTCGAAAATTGGGAACTCGTGCCGGTGCGCCTCGATGAGCTCGCTGATGTCGTCGCCGTCCGGGGTGAACGGGAGCGGCGGGAACGGGCCGCCGATGGCGTTGACGGCCGAGAACGAATCGACGTCCTTGAACGCCGCCTGGACTTCCTGGTACCCCGTCACCGCGACCACGCCGTAGTGCGGTTCGCACACGACGGGCCCCTGCTGGCGCAGATGGTCCCAGTACGCGTACGGGTCCTGGGCGATTTCCGGGTTCGTGAAGTAGTCGACATCGGCGATGGCGGTCACGGTGGACTTGGGCTGCATGACAGCAACTCCTGATCGATCGATCAAAATGTTAGACTGCCGTATGCCTATCACGCGCCGCGACGGCCGGTCAAGCATTTCGGGGCGGACTCGTCGATGACTCAGGGGCGCAAATCGAAGGCCGATGACGGCGGTGCCCGGCAGCGTCTGATCGAGGCGACGGTGCAGATCATGCACGACGAGGGGTACGCCGCGGCGACCTCACGGCGGGTCGCCGCCCTGGCCGGCGTCAAGCAGGCGCTGGTCTATTACTACTTTCCGACGATGGACGACCTGTTCGTCGAGGCCTTGCGCGCCGGTGGCGAAGTGGCGCTGGAACGGCTCCGTGAGGTGCTGCTCGACGAGGACCCGCTGCGGGCGTTGTGGCGCATCAACAGCGACCCGCGGCAGACCGTTCTCAGTACGGAATTCATGGCATTGGCCAACCACCGCAAGGCAGTTGGCGCCGAATTGAAGGCGTACTCGGAGCGGGTGCGCGATATCGAAACCGCGGCGGTGACCTTGGTCCTGCGGGCCGGCGGTGTGGATCTGAACGCGTACCCGCCGGTGGTGATCTCCATGATCGTCGCCCAGATCGCGCGCAGTGTCGGCAACGAGGCCGCGGTCGGTGTCACGCGCGGCCACGAGGAGCTGCGCGACTTCATCGACCGGCAGATCGAGCTGCTCGCGAAGTCCGCCGAAGTCGTGCGCGACTGATTTCGGTCGAGTGGGCCGGTGCGCCCATCCTCTCGGGGGCTTCGGCGGCGGTCGCCGGCGTCTTCCCAACTCGTCATTGACAGCGCGGTGCGTCCGTGCCATGGTTCCTGATCGATCGACAAAATTCTGAGTCGATGAGCCGAACCGCCAGTTCTGCGGCGGCGGCGACAATCAGACAGCGAGGTGGACTCATGGCGGGACGGGTAGAGGGCAAGGTCGCATTCATCACCGGAGCGGCCCGCGGCCAGGGGCGTAGTCACGCTGTGCGGCTCGCCGAAGAAGGCGCCGACATCATCGCCATCGACATCTGCGGCCCGGTCAGCAGCAACCCGCAGATCGCCCCGGCTACCCGCGACGACCTCGCCGAGACGGCGGACCTGGTCAAGCAGCTGAACCGGCGCATCGTCACGGCCGAGGTCGACGTGCGCGACTACGCCGCGGTGAAGGCCGCCGTGGACAACGGCGTCGAACAGCTCGGCCGGCTGGACATCATCTGCGCCAACGCCGGCATCGGCAACGGTGGTCAGACGCTGGACCACACCAGCGAGGAAGACTGGACCGACATGATCGACGTCAACCTCTCCGGCGTCTGGAAGTCGGTGAAAGCCGCAGTGCCGCATCTCATCTCGCAGGGCCAGGGTGGTTCGATCATTCTGACCAGCTCGGTGGGCGGCCTGAAGCCGTATCCGCACACGGGCCACTACATCGCGGCCAAGCACGGCGTGGTCGGGCTGATGCGGACCTTCGCCGTGGAACTGGGGCACCACTCGATCCGGGTGAACTCGGTGCACCCGACGAACGTGAACACCCCGCTGTTCATGAACGAGGGCACGATGAAGCTGTTCCGGCCCGACCTGGAGAACCCGGGCCCCGACGACATGAAGGTCGTCGCGCAGATGATGCACGTGCTCCCGGTGGGCTGGGTTGAACCGGTCGACATCAGCAATGCCGTGCTTTTCCTGGCGTCGGACGAATCCCGCTATGTAACAGGTCTTCCCATGACCGTCGACGCCGGAAGCATGCTCAAGTAACCCCCTTTCGCTACAACAGAATCGCCCACAACCGAATAGGCATCAACCCAACGGCAACGGAGCCAAAGCCCATGGCCAATAACAGTTCTCGTGTCAACCCCCTGTTCGTCGCAGCCGCACCCGATGTGTCTGCCCACCACTCACCTCGGCAAGCTGCGAAGGTCGGCGGGTACGGTGGCCTGGCGGTCGCGGCCTGGCTGGTCACCGCGGTGGCGACCGGACATGGCGTGGCCGTGGCGGATACCGCCGGCGGATCGGCGAATTCGTCCACGTCGAGTTCCTCGAGCTCATCGGGTGGGTCGACGTCCTCGAGCTCGCCTGGCGGGACACCGGGTACCGCCGGCGGCACGGCGTCGGGGACGACGGGAACCACTGGCGCCACCGGCGCTGCGGGGACCGCAGGAACAACCGGTTCGTCATCCGCATCCGGGACATCCGCGACACCGGGATCGACCACATCGAGTACCGAGGTGAGCTCGGGCGTGGTCGTCAGCAACACTGGCGGTGCCCATACCGGCACCTCGTCGACGACCCCGAAGGACGGCACCGACGAAAGTGTCAGGGGGAGCGGGAAACCCGGAGCGGCCAAGCCCAGCGCAAGCGGCAAGTCCGCATCGAAGTCGAGTGCGGGCACCAAGCCCTCGCTCAAGCCATCGCGCGTCGAGGCCACCAGCGCCGCCTCGAAACCCGCCGCCCAGACGGCGGTGAGCGCCGCCGCCGTCAGCCCGAACGTCAGCGCCAAGACTGCTACGGTGACCGCGGCGGCTGCGGCCCCCACGACGCAGACGACGTCCACCGCCGCGACGACGGCCGCTTCGGCCACCGCCGCGGTACCGGCCGTCGTGGCCGCTCAAGTAGCTTCTCCGGCAACAGGTTTGGTGGGCTTCCTCAACGGTGTCGTGACCAACCTGCTCAATCCGTTCCTCAAGCCGGTGCCTCACACGCCCGAGCCGTTCGGTCCCGCGGTGTGGGCGGTGCTGGCCTGGGTGCGGCGCAACGTGTTCAACCAGGCTCCGACCATCGCGTACAACCCGACCACCACGGTCCAGACCGGGCAGACCGTCACCGGCAATCTCGGCGCCACGGACCCAGAGGGTGACGCCCTGACCTACAAGGTCACGCAGGGACCGAAGTACGGCACCCTGACCATCGACCAGGCCACCGGCAACTTCACCTACACCCCGAACGACATCAATTACACGGCGGTGCAGACCGATTCGTTCTCGGTGTCGGTGACCGACGGAAAGTTCAACCTGCTGAAGCTGTTCAGTCCCCACAGCGCGAAGGCGGGTATCGACGTGTCGGTGCTCAACCCCGAGGTCGAGCGGGTGATCCTGAACCTGCCCAACACCATTGCCAGCCCGGCCAATCCGCGGTACTCGGCAGACGGCAAGTCCATCTTCTTCGCCGGCCAGCCGACTTCCGGGGGCCGCTCGGAGATCTACCAGATCAAGACCGACGGGACCGCGCTGCAATGTGTCACCTGCGGCGTCAGCGTCGGTGAGACCGGCAATCTGGCCAAACCCGTTCCCGTCGACGATGGTTCGGGCCGGGTGCTGGTGCTGGTGAACGTCGCCGGGCAGACGCCGCGGTACTCCATGCTGGAAACCGGAATCAACGGGACCGAGCTGGTGTCGATCACCACGCCGGCCGGCGGTGGATACGCCATCGACCCGCAACGCGAGATGCGGGTGTCGCCCGACGGCACCCACGTGCTGTACACCCGAATCGTGATCGGGCCCAACAATCTTCTGCAGGCCCTGCCGATCGTCGGCACGCTGACGCGCACCGATACCGGCTACACGGTCACCGATGCCCGCGTCGTGTATCCCACCGGTGAAGGCAAACAGTGGACCCCGGATGGCAAGGGTGTGGTGATCCTCGGCGGCCAGTACGACGCCGGCAATGTGGACGACATCGAGGTCGACCTCGCCACCGGCAAGGTGACCAGGGTGACGGCCAACCTCGACTACGACGAGGACATGGACTACTCGCCGAATATGCAGTGGATCGCCATCGGCAGCACGCGCGGGCTGAATGCGCTGACACCGATGACGCGGATCATCCGGCAGAACTTCCTGCCGGTGTACGTCGGCGCACCCGTGTACCTGGAGTGGGCCGACCCGATCAACGTCTCCAACCAGGAATGGATCGTCGCCGTCGGCGATGAGCTGAACCGGGAGAACGGTATTCCGCTGTTCGACACCGGCGACGGATACACCGCCCGAAGCATGCCGAGCTGGAATCCCGATGGCACCGCCGTCACGTTCTGGGAGTCCAGCGTCACCGATCCGACGGTGTCCCGACTGGTCATCGCGAATCTGAAGTACACCACCAGCGTCGGGCCGGTGGCGGCGGACCGTTCGACCCCGAGCTCCGATTCGTGGGCCCCGGCCCTCGGCAGCTATGTCGCCGCCACGACACCGCTGCCGGCCACCGGAACCTATGCGGGCGTCGGTGGTGGCACCGCGGTGGTGACCGAGGCGCCGGACGCGAACGATGCCACGCGCACCGTCCGCACGGTCACGTACATCAATTACGTGAACGAACTGGGGGAGATTCTCAACGGCACCGAATCGGCCGACTACAACGCGAGCCAGACGACGGTCCACTACCTGGCCGATATCACCGTCACCGGAGCCCACACCGGCTATCTGACGGCGGACGCGAACATCAACGCGTTCCAGCAGTCGCTGACCGGCACCATCACCTCCAGTGTCGACGGTGACGTGCAGTCACTGCCGGACCCGGATGCGGCGCATCAGGCACAGCAGGACGCCTAGCCGCGTTCTGGACACGGAATGGACCGCATGATCGAAATCGACATCGAATTACCCAGCGGTGCACTGCTTCTCGGTGGAGACCGGGTCACAGGCTCCTCCGGCGGGACGCACCATCACGTCTATCCCGGCACCGGTCGCGTGAACGCCGTCGTCGAGATGGCCGGTGCCGCGGAAGTCGACAGGGCGGTGGAGACGGCGACGCGGGCTCAGCGGAGGTGGATGTCGTACCCGCCCGACCGCCGCCGCGACATGTTGTTCGACCTGGCCGATCTCCTGGGCGAGCACCACGCCGAGTTCGCCAGCATCAACACCCACGATTACGGCGTACCGACGTCGTTGGCCGCAACGTCGGTGCTGACCGAGCGGTTCTTCCGGTTCTACGCCGGGTACGCCGACAAAGCCGATGGCGCGAGCACTCCCGTGACGGGCGGCTTCGATCTCAACCTGGTGGAGCACGATCCGTACGGTGTCGTGGGCGTCATCGCGCCATGGAACGGTGCCCTCGTGGTGATCGGGATGGCGGTCGCGCCCGCCCTGGCGGCGGGCAACGCCGTCGTCGTGAAGCCGTCGGAACTCGCGCCGCTGGCGGCACTTCGGTTCGGCGAGCTGTGCCTCGAAGCCGGTTTACCTGCCGGGCTCGTCAATGTGCTGCCCGCGGGCGCGGACGGCGGCGAAGCGCTCGTGCGGCACCCTGGAGTGGGCAAGGTTCATTTCACTGGAGGCACGGCCACTGCCCGCAGAGTGCTGACCGCTGCCGCGGAGAACATCACGCCGGTGGTCGCCGAACTCGGCGGCACCGCTGCCGCCGTCATCTTCGACGATGCCGATCTGGATGCCGCCGCGAATCTGTCCGCGCATCAGGGGCCGATCATGCAGGCCGGCCAGAGTTGCGCCTGCAGCAGTCGAATCCTGGTTCACGACAACGTCTATGACGCCTTCCTGGACAAGTTCCTCGCCGCCGTCGAGCGGGCGCCGATCGGCGACCCGCTGCGCTCCGACGTGCTCTTCGGCCCGGTGATCAACCAGGCCGCCGTCGAGCGCATCCTGGCGAGCATCGAGTCGGCGGTCACCGCAGGGTCCGGCGACCTCGTGCTGGGTGGCAAGCGGATCGGCGGCGAGCTGGCGTCGGGGTTCTACGTCGAGCCGACGGTGTTCGCGGACGTCGACAACCGCTCACCACTGGCCCAGCAGGAGACGTTCGGGCCCGTCGTGTCAGTGCTGCGGTTCCGCGACGACACCGAGGCGGTGGACCTGGCCAACGACACCCGGTACGGGCTCAACGCTTTCGTCCACACCACGAGTCTGCACCGCGCCCATACCGTGTCACGGCAGCTTCAGGCCGGGTCAGTCTGGGTGAACAGCCGAAGTGACATTCAACCGCAAAGCCCCTACGGCGGTTACAAACACAGTGGCATCGGCCGGTCCGGCGGAATCGAAGGCCTCCGAGAGTTCCGGCAGACCAAGAACATCCGGATCAAGGTGTCCTGAACCGTAGGTCAGGCCTCCAGCCGGGCGCGCACGCTCGCGAGGCGTTCCCGCAACTCGGCTTCGCTGATGACGCCGCGGCTGACGAGCGAGTGGGCGAGCGAGACCAGCTGACTCTCGGGGTACGGCAGGCCCGCATACACCGTGGCGGAGAGGGCGTCCTCCTCGTCGCGGCGCTCCTTGAAGCTGAGCACCTCGGCATCGCAGGCCGAATGGTCCAGTGCGTCGCACAGGCCGTCGAGGCTGGTTTTCCATGGGGGCACGGGGTTTTCGACGCCCCACTTGGCGGCCATGCGCGACCACACCTGGTCGCGCGTCACGATGTCCCGCAGCGGGGCGATGTCGCTCATCCGGCTGTCCCCGGGTGCATGGCCGGCCGCCTCGTCACGATCGCGTTGGTGGTGACACCCGGCTTCGGCAGCGCCACGCCGATCAGGCAGTCCCGCGTGATGATCTCGGCCAGTTGATCTTCGGTCCACCCGTCGGTGCCGTCGGGGCGCATCGGCATCACCATGAAGCGGTGCTTCTGGTTGGAGTCCTCGACCCGGACCTCGATGTCGTCGGGCAGGTAGAGCCCGAACTCGGCCAGCACCTGGCGCGGCCAACGCACCAGGCGCCGCCGGTAATTGGGTGTGCGGTACCACTCGGGTGAGTTCCCCAGGATCGGCCGGGGATAGCACGAGCACAGCGCGCAGACGATGACGTGATGCACCGTCGGCGTATCGGCGAGGATCTGGAACGCCACGAAATCGCTTGGCGTGCCGAAGCCGGTCGGCTCCAGCCAGTCGACGCCGACGGCCTTGCTGGCGGCCAGTGAATCGTTGACGGCGAGTTCGGCGAACTCGGGATCGAGCCACGCGCGGGCGACGAGCCGGGCCGCCGGGGTGGGGCCGATCTGCTCGGCGAACTCGGTGAACCGCCGATGCTCCTCGGCGGTGAAAATGCCCTTCTCGATACACAATTCGCGCAGTGCGATCTCGAGGACCTCGAAGTCGGTGATCTCGTCGACCATGGGTTTCACGGTGCGCGCGTGATCGTGGTCATGATCATGGTGGTGATCGGAGCCTGGATCAGACATGCAAATCCTTTCTGGCAAGGGTGAATTCGAGCTAGGTGGCCGCTTCCAGCCAGCGTTCGGGGATTTCGGTGCGCAGGGTGTCCTGCTTGGTACCGGTGTAGTCGTGCCACAGCTCGGACTGGTTGAACTCGACGACGTAGAACCACTCGGGCGGCGCTTCGGGGATGTCCCAGGTCTCGTCCTCCGGTGCCGGGCTCTCGTAGGCCAGCACGGCGATCTTGCCGGTCGCGCCGCGCACGTACTCCGGGGTGCGGGTGTAGAAGATCACCGGCAACTCGCGCACCCGCACGGCGTCACCGACCTTGAACTTCGGTGTCCCGGCCTTGCCGGCGTAAATCTGCGGATCCCCGATGCCCACGGCCTCGATGTGGTGCTTGTTGCGCTTGACGTTCGCGCCGTCGCCCTCGGATCTGGGCGTGGCTTCGAGGGTCTTGCCGTCGAGTCCGCCCTCGTAGCGCGCCTTGACCTCGGCCATCCGCTCCATGAGTTCGCCGAGGCTGATGTGGTGCTTCTCGATCAGGACCCGGGCGACCGACAGCAGCCAGCGGCCGTAATAGGGGAGACCGAGGTATTCCGCGCGGCCGACGTCGACGTTGCCGATGCGGCGCCGCTCCTCCGACAGCCAGATGCCGCGCCAGGCCAGCACCTCGCAGATGACGTACGTCATGTGTTCCCACAGCTCGTACTGCTTGTTGACGTACTCCATGGGCGCATCGGGCTCACCACCGACATCGTGGACAGGCTTGAGGTACGCCTGGATGCGGGCAGGGTCCAGCATGTCGGGGTAGGGAGCGTCGGGCAGCTCCGGATAGGACGATTTCAGGCGGGACACCAAGCCCAGTTGGGCTGCGCGCTCGGCCGCTGTGCTCATGACAGCTCCTCGGGTTGTGCAGACGCCACAAACTGACGCGAGGGCCGGTCCGGCATCCAACACGTACTGAGGAACGAACGCACCCCCGCGTCCTGGCTCACATGACTACGTAAGCGACCATATCCCCGCGTCGGCGCCTCCGTGCCGCTTTGTGCGATTCAGTTGAAGCCGTTGACCCTCAACCGTTTTGCGGCCAGGGCTCGATCACCCCCGCCGCCCGGCTCGTTCCGCGAAAGCGTCCAGCGCGGCAAGTACTTCGGGAGAACGCCACACTCGGTTTCGACGCCCATTGGTTGCCTCGGCAAGGAGGCCCGCATCGGTGAGCGGGTTCAGGTATCGGTGCGCGTTGGTGGACTCGATGCCCAATTCTTGGGCCACCAGTGCTGCGTTGATGACCGGACGGCGAGTCAACAGGTCGGCAACCTTCCAGATCGCCGAGTCGGACCGGGCGTTGATCACGCTGTTCCAGGACTCGCGAATGGCGCGCAGTTCGGCGACGAGTTGTCGCCCGTTGGCGATTGCCAGGATCGCAGCGTGTGAGAAACGCTCGACTATGGGCGCGGCGTCGCCATCTCGATAACTCGTCAGCGCGGCGAAATACGCGTCGGTGTCGGCCAACAGCCCGGCTGAAACCGGCACCGTGACCTGGCGCGTGAGACCTTTGTTGCGCAGCATCGCTTGTACCAAGGCGCGGCCAGTACGACCGTTGCCGTCCGTGAATGGGTGAATGGTCTCGAACTGCGCGTGGCTTACCGCGATCTGCGGCAGCGCGGGAAGATCGTCGCGTTGGGCGAAGGCGATCAGATCGTCAATCGCCCCTGGAACCAATTCATCGCGTGGGCCGACAAATGTTGCGCCGATCGGAGTGGACCCGCCACCGATCCACACCGGCTCAGCGCGGAAATCGCCTGGCGTATGGCGCGGATCGTTGACCATCAATGCGCGGTGCATTGCGCGGATCGCCTCGGCGTTGATCGCATGCGACAGGGCGACCGCTGCCTGCATCGCGGCGGTGTTGGCAACGATCAGCTCCGCGTTTTGTTTCGCTTTGCCACCGGGCAGCTCGGCCTCACCTATTGCGCGCGCGGATGCGGTCAAGTTTTCGATCTGTGAGCTCGCAGCCGACTCCGACCGCAGCAGGACCGAAGCGAACGGCGCGATCTCGCCGCCCAATTCGGCATCGAACCGCGTCATCTCGCGGCTGGCGGACTCGGCGTCGGCCAGCACCGACGGCGATAAGTCGAGGGCCAGGTCCGCGATAGTGGTCGGTACGGCGGGGTGATAGGTGCCGTACCGCGGCCGCGCTGCACCCGCGTACGTAATGCTCTGCGGCTCCCAGCGAATGTCTTCGTAGCCGATGGGACGAAGTGAAGTCATAGCTGAAGTTTAACTTCATTTAATCCCATAAGTGAGGTTAATGAATGGAGTCAACTTCACTTACCGCGTGTCCTGTGCTGACTTCGGGCGGTCGCCATATGAAACCCGGGTCCGCTCCCGGCGCCCAGCATCTTCATAACAAGATCTGAGCTGGTTCATTGCTGGGCCGGTCACTGTGGGCTCATGTCCACTACGTCTCGTACCCGGCGCTACGGCGTCGTCACCCTCGCCGGATTCGCCGCGCTGTCCCTGGCGGCCTGCGGATCCTCGAGCACACCGTCGGCCGGCTCGACCACCGCCGGCAGCTCGTCGCCGTCGTCCGCCGCCCCCGCACCCGAAGGTCCGGGTGGCAAAGACCGGCTGTCCGGGCTGGTCAACTCGGTGTCGGGCAGCACCGTGTCGATCACCGGAAAGGACGGGCCGGGCACCGTGGACATCACGTCCTCGACC encodes the following:
- a CDS encoding mycofactocin-coupled SDR family oxidoreductase, which codes for MGSLDGKVAFITGAARGQGRSHAVHLAREGAGIIAVDICADIASNGYPMASRAELDETVELVESVGGKIVAAVADVRDFTALKSALDAGVEQFGRLDIVCANAGIATMAFRELTIEEELEMWTDVIDVNLTGALHTAKSAIPHILAGGRGGSIIFTSSTAGLKGFGGAQAGGLGYAASKHGIVGLMRTLANALAPQSIRVNTVHPTAVNTMMAVNPAMTAFLENYPDGGPHLQNPMPVGLLEPEDISHAVAFLASDAAQYITGVTLPVDAGFCNKL
- a CDS encoding aldehyde dehydrogenase family protein, which codes for MTVQSVLDDIANRPGNGDTIAIINPATEEVIAEFRDGGVEAVDAAVTRARESFTSGVWSGLPGSERAKVLWRVADLIDQHADELAQIDSLNTGMPYFQAFTIMSTCAESFRYYAGWCTKVNGIAHDVQQTGGITGAFTTMHAYTLKEPYGVVGLIFPWNGPVFNACTKLAPALAAGCSCIVKPAEETPLSALILERILAEAGVPDGVVNLVTGYGHTVGAAITAHPGVDKVAFTGSTEVGKQIVQAAGSGNLKRVALELGGKSPVLIYDDADLDTAITMAAMGIFIHSGQGCISGSRIFAQRSVYDKVVEGVANIANSVKLGAPTEDGVLIGPIISAKQLHQVLGFIEGGRRDGVEVVTGGDRLERSGFFVHPTVLTDVAPTARLYQQEIFGPVVAILPFDDDNEVVALANNSEYGLAATAWTKDIGRAHRLAKRLDAGTVTLNCQMVFDHSMPFGGYKQSGWGHEWGRDGIESFLKTKTVYTQL
- a CDS encoding cytochrome P450 codes for the protein MTAIADVDYFTNPEIAQDPYAYWDHLRQQGPVVCEPHYGVVAVTGYQEVQAAFKDVDSFSAVNAIGGPFPPLPFTPDGDDISELIEAHRHEFPIFEHMVVMDPPEHENARSLLSRLLTPRRLQENSDYIWSLADRQFDEFIANGQCEFLGEYGKPFATLAIADLLGVPEEDRPEIRRNLGAGNAPGSRVGALDHEPVGSNPLQYLDDLFSGYIADRRESPREDVLTGLATATYPDGSVPPLLEVVRPATFLFAAGQETVTKLLSSAVKVLGDRPELQHHLRENRDLISPFIEEALRIESPTKVDFRLCRKSTTLGGVPIKAGTVLMLCLGAANRDPRKFENPNEFRLDRKNVREHIAFGRGIHTCAGAPLARVEGRVTINRLLDRTRDIRISEAKHGAPGHRTYGYEPTFLLRGLTELHIEFTEVRQ
- a CDS encoding TetR/AcrR family transcriptional regulator; the protein is MTQGRKSKADDGGARQRLIEATVQIMHDEGYAAATSRRVAALAGVKQALVYYYFPTMDDLFVEALRAGGEVALERLREVLLDEDPLRALWRINSDPRQTVLSTEFMALANHRKAVGAELKAYSERVRDIETAAVTLVLRAGGVDLNAYPPVVISMIVAQIARSVGNEAAVGVTRGHEELRDFIDRQIELLAKSAEVVRD
- a CDS encoding mycofactocin-coupled SDR family oxidoreductase gives rise to the protein MAGRVEGKVAFITGAARGQGRSHAVRLAEEGADIIAIDICGPVSSNPQIAPATRDDLAETADLVKQLNRRIVTAEVDVRDYAAVKAAVDNGVEQLGRLDIICANAGIGNGGQTLDHTSEEDWTDMIDVNLSGVWKSVKAAVPHLISQGQGGSIILTSSVGGLKPYPHTGHYIAAKHGVVGLMRTFAVELGHHSIRVNSVHPTNVNTPLFMNEGTMKLFRPDLENPGPDDMKVVAQMMHVLPVGWVEPVDISNAVLFLASDESRYVTGLPMTVDAGSMLK
- a CDS encoding Ig-like domain-containing protein; protein product: MTAAAAAPTTQTTSTAATTAASATAAVPAVVAAQVASPATGLVGFLNGVVTNLLNPFLKPVPHTPEPFGPAVWAVLAWVRRNVFNQAPTIAYNPTTTVQTGQTVTGNLGATDPEGDALTYKVTQGPKYGTLTIDQATGNFTYTPNDINYTAVQTDSFSVSVTDGKFNLLKLFSPHSAKAGIDVSVLNPEVERVILNLPNTIASPANPRYSADGKSIFFAGQPTSGGRSEIYQIKTDGTALQCVTCGVSVGETGNLAKPVPVDDGSGRVLVLVNVAGQTPRYSMLETGINGTELVSITTPAGGGYAIDPQREMRVSPDGTHVLYTRIVIGPNNLLQALPIVGTLTRTDTGYTVTDARVVYPTGEGKQWTPDGKGVVILGGQYDAGNVDDIEVDLATGKVTRVTANLDYDEDMDYSPNMQWIAIGSTRGLNALTPMTRIIRQNFLPVYVGAPVYLEWADPINVSNQEWIVAVGDELNRENGIPLFDTGDGYTARSMPSWNPDGTAVTFWESSVTDPTVSRLVIANLKYTTSVGPVAADRSTPSSDSWAPALGSYVAATTPLPATGTYAGVGGGTAVVTEAPDANDATRTVRTVTYINYVNELGEILNGTESADYNASQTTVHYLADITVTGAHTGYLTADANINAFQQSLTGTITSSVDGDVQSLPDPDAAHQAQQDA